The Xanthomonas sp. DAR 34887 genome has a segment encoding these proteins:
- a CDS encoding virulence factor family protein codes for MAGLSAAAAAAAAPATTVAAPAPAAPAAAVPEKLSHGRFEQVPVLLPKGEAQRVVLWFAGGKHGEAVRMRQIEALRDDGAMVVVIDGAHLQAVLAKIPGTCGFSAGDVENFSRYVQAYYHVPTYRLPLLVGDGDGAALAYAVAAQAPKHLLAGLVTEDFCPVQVLDDQICGAGITAPARALQPATLPVPWLAALDAPGKARCTQQSDAFLQKVPQARQFRRSASGDPLPGLRAAVRSLGAQRGVSLPPTPADLAGLPVVDVPVPTDDAATGKGHEQVFAIFVSGDGGWAGLDQQVAGALAEAGIPVVGVDSLRYFWSERTPQGFATDLDRIYRHYSRLWQRERVVLIGFSQGADVLPAAYNQLPPEMREQVQATALLSLGKTADYEFHVSNWISSGDDGLPIAPEVAKMPGAQTLCIYGEDDDDALCPDLPHRGAQLVKLPGDHHFKGDYAELAKQILQRID; via the coding sequence TTGGCCGGCCTGAGCGCCGCGGCTGCCGCCGCGGCGGCGCCTGCGACGACGGTCGCGGCGCCAGCGCCGGCTGCGCCAGCGGCCGCGGTCCCGGAGAAACTCAGCCACGGCCGCTTCGAGCAGGTGCCGGTGCTGCTGCCGAAGGGCGAGGCGCAGCGCGTGGTGCTGTGGTTCGCCGGCGGCAAGCACGGCGAGGCGGTGCGCATGCGCCAGATCGAGGCGCTGCGCGACGACGGCGCGATGGTGGTGGTGATCGACGGCGCGCACCTGCAGGCGGTGCTGGCCAAGATCCCCGGCACCTGCGGCTTCTCCGCCGGCGACGTGGAGAACTTCTCGCGCTACGTGCAGGCCTACTACCACGTGCCGACCTACCGCCTGCCGCTGCTGGTCGGCGATGGCGACGGCGCCGCGCTGGCCTATGCGGTCGCGGCGCAGGCGCCCAAGCACTTGCTGGCCGGCCTGGTCACCGAGGATTTCTGTCCGGTGCAGGTGCTGGACGACCAGATCTGCGGCGCCGGCATCACCGCGCCGGCGCGCGCGCTGCAGCCGGCGACGCTGCCGGTGCCGTGGCTGGCGGCACTGGATGCGCCGGGCAAGGCCCGCTGCACCCAGCAAAGCGATGCGTTCCTGCAGAAAGTGCCGCAGGCGCGGCAGTTCCGCCGCAGCGCCAGTGGCGATCCGCTGCCCGGACTGCGCGCGGCGGTGCGTTCGCTGGGTGCGCAGCGCGGGGTCAGCCTGCCGCCAACGCCGGCCGATCTGGCCGGATTGCCGGTGGTCGATGTGCCCGTGCCCACGGACGACGCGGCCACCGGCAAGGGCCATGAGCAAGTGTTCGCGATCTTCGTTTCCGGCGACGGCGGCTGGGCCGGGCTCGACCAGCAGGTGGCCGGGGCGTTGGCCGAGGCCGGCATCCCGGTGGTCGGCGTGGACTCGCTGCGTTACTTCTGGAGCGAGCGCACCCCGCAGGGCTTCGCCACCGACCTGGACCGCATCTACCGCCACTACAGCCGCCTGTGGCAGCGCGAGCGGGTGGTGCTGATCGGTTTCTCGCAGGGCGCCGACGTGTTGCCGGCGGCCTACAACCAGTTGCCGCCGGAGATGCGCGAGCAGGTGCAGGCCACCGCGCTGCTGTCGCTGGGCAAGACCGCCGACTACGAGTTCCACGTGTCCAACTGGATCAGCTCCGGCGACGACGGCCTGCCGATCGCCCCGGAAGTGGCGAAGATGCCGGGCGCGCAGACCCTGTGCATCTACGGCGAAGACGACGACGACGCGCTGTGCCCGGACCT
- a CDS encoding oxidoreductase-like domain-containing protein, translated as MSDSDSDSDPATADPRPQAPQPPLPSDCCDSGCPLCVHDLYNDEVTRYRQALAAWRLRHPQADPDA; from the coding sequence ATGTCCGATTCCGATTCCGATTCCGATCCCGCCACTGCCGATCCGCGCCCGCAGGCGCCGCAGCCTCCGCTGCCCAGCGACTGCTGCGACAGCGGCTGTCCGCTCTGCGTCCACGACCTGTACAACGACGAAGTGACGCGCTATCGGCAGGCGCTGGCGGCATGGCGGCTGCGCCATCCACAGGCCGATCCGGACGCGTGA
- a CDS encoding 2'-5' RNA ligase family protein yields the protein MRILPMAHDPSSANTQFALGFAAPAPRESLFFAVLPDPATAQRAFAIGERLRAEHGLRGRALPVERLHLTLHYLGEYAGIPPRLLQQAHAAGQALEAAPFELCFDRVASFGGRARTRPLVLLGDGEPSALRYLREALQRQLGRQGVATRADPVFVPHLTLSYDEQMVPPQTVPELRCTVATVSLIRSVQGQGRYVHEATWPLSADAAKPGSAGVEATR from the coding sequence TTGCGTATCCTGCCGATGGCCCACGATCCTTCTTCCGCAAACACGCAGTTCGCGCTCGGCTTCGCCGCGCCGGCGCCGCGCGAGAGCCTGTTCTTCGCCGTGCTGCCGGACCCGGCCACCGCGCAGCGCGCCTTCGCGATTGGCGAGCGCCTGCGGGCCGAGCATGGCCTGCGCGGCCGCGCGTTGCCGGTGGAACGCCTGCACCTGACCTTGCACTACCTGGGCGAGTACGCCGGCATTCCGCCGCGGCTGCTGCAACAGGCGCATGCCGCCGGACAGGCGCTGGAGGCAGCGCCGTTCGAGCTGTGTTTCGATCGGGTGGCCAGTTTCGGCGGCCGCGCCCGCACGCGGCCGCTGGTGTTGCTCGGCGACGGCGAGCCGTCCGCGCTGCGCTACCTGCGCGAGGCACTGCAGCGGCAACTCGGCCGCCAGGGCGTGGCCACGCGCGCCGATCCGGTCTTTGTCCCGCATCTCACCCTGAGCTACGACGAGCAGATGGTGCCGCCGCAAACCGTGCCGGAATTGCGCTGCACGGTCGCCACGGTGAGTCTGATCCGCAGCGTGCAAGGGCAGGGGCGCTATGTGCACGAGGCGACCTGGCCGCTGTCGGCGGATGCGGCCAAGCCTGGGTCTGCGGGCGTCGAGGCCACGCGATGA
- a CDS encoding PA2169 family four-helix-bundle protein, whose protein sequence is MSIQSKTTHSLNDLIAISRDGKDFYEEAAQKVGDTELSALFLRIAGVKSDIVSSLSAVVQAVGGKPEEHGTMVGSMQQMYGKVRATLGDTKYGYVAELEESEDRLLKAFNDTIADSDTPVAARDAATKLLPEVRACHDVMRNRKLALKNAA, encoded by the coding sequence ATGAGCATTCAGAGCAAGACCACCCACAGCCTCAACGACCTCATCGCCATCTCCCGCGACGGCAAGGATTTCTACGAAGAAGCGGCGCAGAAGGTCGGCGATACCGAATTGTCCGCACTGTTCCTGCGCATTGCCGGGGTCAAGTCCGACATCGTCAGCAGCCTGAGCGCCGTGGTCCAGGCGGTCGGCGGCAAGCCGGAAGAGCACGGCACAATGGTCGGCAGCATGCAGCAGATGTACGGCAAGGTGCGCGCGACGCTGGGCGACACCAAGTACGGCTACGTGGCCGAACTGGAAGAGTCCGAGGATCGCCTGTTGAAGGCGTTCAACGACACCATCGCCGACAGCGATACCCCGGTCGCCGCACGCGATGCCGCCACCAAGTTGCTGCCGGAAGTGCGCGCCTGCCACGACGTGATGCGCAATCGCAAGCTGGCGCTGAAGAACGCGGCGTAA